Proteins encoded by one window of Culicoides brevitarsis isolate CSIRO-B50_1 chromosome 2, AGI_CSIRO_Cbre_v1, whole genome shotgun sequence:
- the LOC134829014 gene encoding uncharacterized protein LOC134829014, which yields MSKVLYCYSLINVLASTLVLSVVLLRSSCVSAEESKSSSNNDATPTPIAESSNSSQVLNKTDTREKRMLNVGPNFHPKFYSNVPKAPQPAAQRRSSDSAGAYPFNSFNQHSANSYYGHGPQYLEAPEPIIEIIIKDSNDTLPYAAPLISSPKKKKKEEVQVYYVKYKHDQHHGLQVDVPVPAIAPAVPGESHEETVDEQPEIVTLPPLKPTTIRAIIHPESEKFHAHGNVRVSFGAPPSSVSGSSSYQQRHENHARQITEYNNEESALQPVVAHPNSPNSVPLDEAQYSKHDQYFDIQGRIVNNFNHVNQVQPPQKPAVNFNVNQVLPPQKPAVNFHPQPGQQQQGHFSQGPARPQFNQQTPSTSFNPPPPTQNQQHFHFHQQARPQQQQQQFFNGQRGQFPPHQLQVPTKQAQRFNVQQKFQFQQKPQNFQTHQPRPIPIPLHQVQNGNQQFTNTRFTQQQQFQQTSFQSQPQTQPQQQQQSQPQVPSTRPTEARPLTPVRSENVHTFHTEQFIQNNPQNAQTSSVHQGLVQQQAPNLAQQNPQFREHLQHLQYVLPAGGELVQSIPSYEQHITETIQNPPRHQFNQQHQNQQQIHHHQQQQQFHHQSQQPQGQHSFRQEVTPPPLIQKQVTSSSNIGPLAHTIGHLPVEQRQQQFTTARPEFQRLPPQQQGGFNNNGPQRFPQENLNFNHHHQFESRPTVNHIPQGHQPLRVHSESVPLRNQFTVPFNHHAMEPLRDPSEPPLSSFIGNQGQEPRHPFPNSLPLLQRPKPGQSVSTKYSDLFPADFPGNNQQQQQQKQQHFQQGPSSHFSHQQSHHGQGHFIQAQPSTTTTTTQRPTTTEAPKPPSSTRDYSADLPDEVPEDLREQLLSSGILANAQISVLDYDKIGDTSLQDLPPEHLANFFNAGGGAQLAGSEQFETVVKPNGEKVAVQYAQTVKKVHPQYKNAEKTLPKKEKVDLKVVRFDSNAQKQTVPKKYIDPESTVLPTVDLNDQIYNRYLPLKIDGAKFPIPDVAELEGRRISSVVVLAPVDNSEVAEERSEQIDAEEVTKKPIKFIAGDALKQLIKKPITENFRRWLEQEGKTDVDMQSVVLLVTKNSDGEQEIFMYDIATKKVNKLSGELSSAFVNVAESNATTQDIDGADILDSGVVEQVKSDTEEETTEENVQETAQEVAQEIIREAALRQEEEENREEYADMKDVPAEYDTDMDMGDMGEDSSAEGSENIETVVKFTPPIETVKKDEEKQVHNQVMISSGYSVIKS from the exons ATGAGCAAGGTGCTTTACTGCTATTCATTgatcaat gTTTTAGCCTCAACTTTAGTCTTAAGCGTAGTATTGTTAAGAAGTAGTTGTGTAAGTGCCGAAGAATCTAAGTCCAGTAGCAATAATGACGCCACACCCACGCCAATCGCCGAGAGCAGTAATAGCAGTCAAGTGTTGAACAAAACAGACACTCGCGAGAAGCGCATGTTGAATGTCGGACCGAATTTCCATcctaaattttactcaaatgtGCCAAAAGCTCCGCAGCCAGCAGCCCAACGACGCAGCAGCGATTCCGCAGGTGCTTACCCGTTTAATA gttTCAACCAGCATAGTGCCAATAGTTATTACGGGCACGGGCCTCAATACCTTGAAGCTCCGGAGCCAATTATCGAGATTATCATAAAAGATAGTAACGACACTCTCCCCTATGCCGCGCCCTTGATCTCTTCtccgaagaaaaagaaaaaggagGAGGTTCAAGTGTACTACGTTAAATACAAACATGACCAACATCATGGTTTACAAGTAGATGTTCCTGTGCCTGCCATAGCGCCTGCCGTCCCGGGCGAAAGTCACGAAGAAACGGTCGACGAGCAACCCGAGATTGTCACGCTGCCACCCTTGAAGCCAACAACGATCCGTGCAATCATCCATCCGGAGTCGGAAAAGTTCCATGCTCACGGAAATGTTCGTGTGAGTTTCGGAGCACCGCCATCTAGCGTCAGCGGAAGTTCAAGTTATCAGCAGCGACACGAGAACCATGCGCGTCAAATCACGGAATACAACAATGAGGAAAGTGCCTTGCAACCTGTCGTTGCACATCCCAATAGCCCGAACAGTGTGCCGCTTGATGAAGCTCAATACTCGAAACATGACCAATATTTCGATATTcaaggaagaatcgtgaacaACTTCAACCATGTGAATCAAGTTCAACCTCCGCAGAAACCAGCTGTCAACTTCAATGTTAATCAAGTTTTGCCGCCGCAAAAACCTGCAGTTAACTTCCATCCTCAACCGGGACAGCAGCAGCAAGGGCATTTCAGTCAAGGACCTGCGAGACCTCAATTCAACCAACAAACCCCATCAACTTCATTCAATCCTCCGCCGCCAACTCAAAATCAACAGCATTTCCATTTCCATCAACAAGCTCGACcccagcagcagcagcaacaattcTTCAATGGGCAACGTGGGCAATTCCCGCCGCATCAACTTCAAGTACCAACCAAACAAGCTCAGAGATTCaatgttcaacaaaaattccaatttcaacaaaaaccaCAAAACTTCCAAACGCATCAACCTCGTCCTATTCCCATCCCATTGCATCAAGTTCAAAACGGAAATCAGCAATTCACGAACACGAGATTCACTCAGCAACAGCAATTCCAACAAACTTCATTCCAATCTCAACCTCAAACTCAaccacagcagcagcagcaatctCAACCTCAAGTTCCATCAACTCGACCAACTGAAGCTCGTCCTTTAACTCCTGTGAGATCCGAGAATGTTCATACCTTCCATACTGAACAGTTCATTCAAAACAATCCTCAAAATGCGCAAACATCTTCAGTGCATCAAGGGCTCGTTCAACAACAAGCTCCAAACTTGGCACAACAAAATCCTCAATTCCGTGAACATTTGCAGCATTTACAATATGTCTTGCCCGCTGGAGGTGAACTTGTTCAATCAATTCCATCCTATGAACAACACATCACTGAAACCATTCAAAATCCTCCGAGACATCAATTCAACCAACAACATCAAAATCAACAGcaaattcatcatcatcaacaacagcagcaattCCATCATCAAAGTCAACAACCTCAAGGTCAGCATAGTTTCCGTCAAGAAGTTACGCCGCCTCCATTGATTCAAAAGCAAGTCACAAGTAGTTCAAACATTGGTCCCTTGGCTCATACAATTGGGCATTTGCCAGTTGAACAAAGACAACAGCAATTTACAACAGCTCGTCCTGAATTCCAACGTTTGCCGCCGCAGCAACAAGGAGGTTTCAATAATAATGGACCTCAAAGATTCCCACAGGAGAATTTGAACTTtaaccatcatcatcagttTGAAAGTCGACCAACGGTGAATCATATTCCGCAAGGACATCAACCTTTGAGG GTCCATTCCGAATCAGTTCCTCTTCGCAACCAATTCACCGTTCCTTTCAACCATCACGCCATGGAGCCATTACGTGATCCCTCAGAGCCTCCATTGTCTTCGTTCATCGGAAATCAAGGACAGGAACCTCGTCATCCATTCCCGAACTCTCTTCCATTATTGCAACGTCCCAAACCCGGTCAAAGTGTCTCGACAAAATACTCGGATTTGTTCCCTGCTGACTTCCCCGGAAACaatcaacagcaacaacaacaaaagcaaCAGCATTTCCAACAAGGACCTTCGTCGCATTTCTCGCATCAACAATCGCATCACGGACAAGGTCATTTCATCCAAGCACAACCctcgacgacaacgacaacaacTCAACGCCCCACGACGACCGAAGCTCCCAAACCTCCGAGCTCAACTCGTGACTACAGCGCCGATTTGCCCGACGAAGTCCCCGAAGATCTCCGCGAACAACTTTTATCCTCCGGAATTTTAGCAAATGCGCAAATCAGTGTCTTGGACTACGACAAAATCGGAGATACGTCACTTCAGGATTTGCCTCCAGAGCATCTTGCGAACTTCTTTAATGCTGGCGGCGGCGCCCAACTTGCCGGTTCGGAGCAATTTGAGACTGTTGTGAAGCCAAATGGGGAAAAAGTTGCCGTTCAATATGCGCAAACGGTGAAAAAAGTGCATCCGCAGTACAAAAATGCCGAGAAAACGTTGCCGAAAAAGGAAAAGGTTGACTTGAAAGTTGTGCGTTTCGACTCAAATGCCCAAAAGCAAACCGTTCCTAAGAAATATATCGACCCAGAATCGACAGTTTTGCCCACAGTTGACTTGAACGATCAAATTTACAACCGTTACTTGCCATTGAAGATCGACGGAGCGAAATTCCCGATACCAGATGTCGCTGAATTAGAAGGTCGTCGCATCTCGAGCGTTGTTGTTCTTGCTCCCGTGGACAATTCTGAGGTTGCTGAGGAACGAAGTGAACAAATTGACGCCGAAGAAGTCACAAAAAAGCCGATAAAGTTCATCGCGGGCGACGCCTTGAAGCAATTGATCAAGAAACCCATCACAGAAAACTTTCGAAGATGGTTGGAGCAAGAAGGAAAGACCGATGTTGACATGCAAAGTGTCGTTTTGTTAGTCACCAA AAACTCCGACGGcgaacaagaaattttcatgtacGACATTGCCACAAAGAAAGTTAATAAGCTCAGCGGGGAGCTTTCCAGCGCATTTGTGAACGTCGCAGAATCGAATGCCACGACACAAGACATCGATGGAGCAGATATTCTCGACAGCGGAGTCGTCGAACAAGTCAAATCAGACACGGAAGAAGAAACAACCGAAGAAAATGTTCAAGAAACGGCACAAGAAGTTGCTCAAGAGATCATTCGTGAAGCCGCTTTaagacaagaagaagaagaaaaccgCGAAGAATATGCCGATATGAAAGATGTACCCGCTGAATATGACACCGACATGGATATGGGCGACATGGGCGAAGATTCCTCAGCTGAGGGCTCGGAAAATATCGAAACTGTGGTCAAATTCACGCCACCAATTGAAACGGTAAAGAAAGACGAGGAGAAACAAGTTCACAATCAAGTCATGATCAGTTCTGGATACAGTGTGATTAAGAGTTAA